Within Pangasianodon hypophthalmus isolate fPanHyp1 chromosome 11, fPanHyp1.pri, whole genome shotgun sequence, the genomic segment ACTATccaagtttttattattattattttaaatggaaaCAAGAAGCACACAATGGAATTATTCTAAAATTATCGTGTAGGTTTCTCTCTATCTACAGTCCAATTTCTGTCTTTCCAGATCTTTAATACCAATCACTGCCTGAATCAGGGGATCATTCATTATGGACAGTTCACTATCTTTCCATCTAGCAAGAAAGTTGCACTGTGTATATCACTCTGCTTGTCCATgtttgctacataaaattccaattctagcaatagttcattGCTACGAGGAGTTCATTCACTGAAACCGTTACTGCACTTACTACAGGCTGTCGgtcagtctgtgtgttggcatggcaacatgcaatgctctatccagctgtggcttctttgggaaatatttttgttgacaGACAAAATATTTGCCCATATTGAGTATGAAAAATAAGTTACTTGAttataatttcttgtttatagaactgtatAAAAGCCATATCACACTCATAATCATGCTGTGCTATATTTCTTAATTGTACAAATGCTTTTACTGAGGCAAGAAATGTCCTCCAGTTTAAACCTTTGCACTAGTGACTGTAATGATGTTTGACTAAATCTAAGGCCTGTTAAACCCAAACTATTCAGCTGTGTGCTTGGATTAGGTAGAAGTGTCTGCAGAATGAATAAAACTTAATGTCATTCTCTAAAATGTGTAAAGTAAGTAATTAGCAGGGAGTGTCCACACCTGGGAGAGTGTAATTGCGTGTTTAGAGGTAGTACAGAGTCAGACCTCTTCAGTATTGCAGTGTGGACTCAGTGAGCTGCACTTTGGCCCATCAGTCATTCATGTAGAAAGAACCTGTTATTGACTGAGTGGTTTATTAACACACAGCATCGGATACAGAAGACACTCTGACGAGATGACAATCTACACACTATTTGTCATGCTTTCTCCACTGTGCTTAAACACATAAATGTCAGCATTTATTGTACTAATCTTTAACAATAGCCACACATATATTGATTGACATAAAGTTTCCTCACAGTAACAGAACTGTGGTTGTGCATGAATGATGTGCTGAATacgtaaagaataaaacatggcaggatggtgtgatgcagcttgaCACAAATCTAATGTTGGTGATTATACAACAGCACATCaacgtgttttattcttcttataccacagcaatttgccaaggctaacaatttttatgtattaaaaaacagcatgctgtatgttttatctgtttttacaGTTATGCTATGgatgttacttcctgttatgacttatgttatagcatttATAAATAGTTGTTCCTTCAAAAGCTTCTCttttccccctccccctccctgCATTCCTtctccattttttaaatcttctctgACAATCATTACTGGTTATGAATACTAAAAACACCTGTCAAATGTGGCTGCTTTATATCTCACTGCAGATTATGCCCATCATCAAACACTTCCAGCACAATCTAATTCTATTAAGCCCCTCTATTCATCTTGTCTGTGCATCTCGCCACTCGAAGCGGCCGGCGTGATGGATTCAACATGAGCTCTCTTTGACCAGCTTGACAGCAGTGTTTCCCTTTTTAATTAACTGcagcacacactcctcctctttTTCCCACAAGAAACCCaatgtgagacagagagacacaaacacgGAAGCATGGAGAGACTGATGGATCTCAGAGGAGTCCGGTGACAACAAAAGACATCCTCATGGATGGATAGAAAAAACATCATTGCCTATTGCAGATAAGTAGATGGGGAGGGGGAGAGGATTCAATTAACAGACCCCTCCCTCAGTCCACTGGGGGCCGAGAACGCTCCAGTGAAACCTGGAGGCCACCGGTTCTCAGAGCGCTGCTTTGGAAAGATCCAGCACACAGCTCTCTCATGGCTATCTGCTCAGCCATCACCGCTGCATGTTCCCCTGGGGAGAcgctcacagtgtgtgtgtgtgtgtgtgtgtgtgtgtgtgtgttaacgaGGGGGCAGAACAGTTTGGTTGGTCATAAAGAGCTGCTAATTTGGCTGGTGCTGAGATGACCTTGGGGAGACAGACTCATCTCCTCAGGATTGTAGGATGCTCATGAGTCCCCTGAGTGCTGAGAGGGCGTATCCTGCTGTCCTTCAGCCCCGCCCCCATGCCCTGCACTTTGCTCTGTTAATCATGCCTCTCACACAGTGATGCTTTCTCCtcagccattaaaaaaaatctaatgcaTCTAATTTTTCCTTTTTGACACTGTGTCTCAGCACAGGAATTGAATGTGCACATGACCACTAGTTTTTCTACAGAAACTATAATTTAGCAACACCTACACACAGTTCATGCTCAAATGCCTTATTTTGCCCAAACAACATGTTTACACAAGATTGGCTAATGTACAACTCTGAAGACATGCAAAATTGCTTTTCTAGTGTGATCCTCAGTGATGTATTACCAGGTGAAAcagacgcgcgcacacacacacacaacagagccAAAGTCCTCATATAATCGCTTACATTCATGGGCCAGTGGAATGTGTTTACTTACTTATGAGCTTCCTGCTTTGGTGGAGAATGACTTCCTCCAGCGATGTGCACACCACTACTGACGTCTAGCAAAACAGTGAACACAGAGAATGTgggattattaaaaatgaatcctGGTCCAAATGACtatgtttttacagaaaaaagcaCAGTTCAACAAGATATCAAATAAATACTAGTATGGATTTCTAGTATAGCTGTGTTGATGAAGTGGGTAAATGATTGACTTCACATGAGGGGTGTGTGCTTGTGCATTGCATAGGGAGCTTCATATGACTCTCCTGGTCAGTCTGAGGCACTGACAATAGAACGCTATCGCATGTAATTGGTGTATCATGTTATAGACCATAACTATTGATTTAACACTTCATTTCATTCTGTAGTATTATTTCAGAAAAGATCTAAAATGGGAAAAGCTGTCCAAGTGCTTTACTGCCTGTTGCTGATGCTGGGCATTGTAACAGCACAAGCAGGTGAGAtttctttttaacattattCTATCATGCAAATGCAATGAATTATGATTTTTAATCTCAAATATTGTTAAAACACCATTATTTTCTTTGTGCTTCTGTTTctaatcaattattattatcatcagcaCTTTTCCtaattttcctatagcagcaaaTCCTGTAATGTATTATTCCtccttacaccacagcaatttgcctgtGATTACAAATTTGTATAATTAAAGAACTCATCATATTTCGTTGTaccttttaaccatttatagataagtttaatgttgtggaatgtctgtgaagcaagttagtccacattatcacttatgttatagcagctataaactggcattctctcaccagcctctctttttcctctctcgtgaagttaataagacaaaaattgaGTTTGTTAGGGTTACTGAAAAAAACTACAAGCTCCTctcttctgaagactttcctgtcttggaaagttacagcttttactgtggaacaaaacactgaaactggaaactccttccaaaaatgctaaacaaatgcctccttacagaaatcttcagcatattaatgattatacatGTTTTATAATCCTTTTGTGTGGAGAGTCAACCATACAATCAGTTATTATTGTATACAGATGATCAATATCATGTATTGTTTTTCATGTCTGTGCTGTGGTCCGTGTGTGTTAGGGGGTGTTGAGCGAGCTCTACCAAACTGGCTCACTGGCATCATCGCTGTTGCTGTGTTTCTCTTCCTGGTCTTTATTGCCTTCCTTGTCAACAAAGCCTGGTGTGAGGACTCAAGGTAGTCACCTAAGCATTACATCAACCTGCACCTAGATCTCAGCTAGTTAGAAACTTtgaatgctatttttttttttaataaacctgACTTTATTGGCATGCACTGAAGCATGATGGTAGAGCcagatttttaatgttaaagaCGTTTCAATGCTCATCAGTTCTACAGGCAGTGTACAGGCTTGAGTACTAGCAATGTCTCTGAAAGAGTAATCAGTAACTCCCTGAGTCGACACTTTTTCTTACTTGTCTATTAATAACAGCCAGGCAGAAAACGTCAGCGTAACAGCCAACGAATATGCCATGACCAATGGGTCAAACACAAATCTTGATTCAGTCAGGTAAGATTTTAAATGCACGGCTTTTGAATGAACATAATAAAACACACCACAATCCACATAACTGAATGCTATATAACTTACCTTGTTCTGATTTTCAGGAGTGATGAGCACTACGATGCTTATGAGAATGTGATTTTTCACAAATCTGAAGAAAACGTGACAGCCATGTGAATCTGGGAAAATGGTTGACAGTCCATGCAGTGTGGCATCCATTTAAACCAGACGTAAACTCTAATCCACCGatgttaaacatttcattaatgGTTCTCTTGCACTtttatacacttacacacatttatgtatatacacatatgggacaatttcaaataaatttgttaCCAGTCATCACACTATATGCTAATGGGATCAGTAGGCTGAATAACCATAAGCAAAGGTTAAACACATGAACGCATTTATATGAATGTaaattgattttattcattatttctctGTAGAACTGGAATTGAATGCAAGCTGCTGAAATCCTGACTCATTTACAGATACTACACTGGCTAGTACAGCCATATAGATTCCTGAATTGCTCCTAggagaaatatgaaaaaacCTGACATTCCGCACCAAATCATAGGAACCCTTGCCTGCTTAatgttctcaaaacagtgaacatAGCTACAAAAATTCAGTCATTCTTTAGCATTTTCTACAAAACTAATAATGTCAAATGTTCAAATGATGTAATGTGTTTTAGAGCAGAGATTCTCAACTACAGTCCTGCACGGTTCTAAGGTTTACCTGATACCAAAACACCTGATCTGACTTACAAGTGTGACTGACAAGTGTTTAATATGAGGTAGATCAAACATCTTTACAGTTAGTATTAGTTCCtgatatcacttacattattgcagctttaaacagttgctccctcaacagcatctctttttttatctttcctGAAGCAGTAAGATgaaaatgcagcctgtcattttacagGGAAACTGCCAAGTGCAAACTCCTGTGCTGAAGACTCTACAGtagaagaaaatgtaaagttacagatttacctctgactgttacaaagtgctgacagcGAAGACTCCAAAaacgctaaataaacatctccttatagaaaataattacacatccatttaaatccatttatgtggagcatctgtcaTAAGTCCctaactgttactatagaaatgataacatataaTAATGAGTGCATTCaaataaaccttgcagccagaactattgtctGAGTCATGTTAGAGAAaacgaatcaacaccttctgaccaatcagaactgaatATTCAACTCCCCTTTGGTATAAATGATGTAagtgtaaatgaataaagagaTTAAGTGGGTAAATGTAGATATCAGGTTTATTAGATCATCTCTCATTATCTAACATAATGAATCTTGACATGGTTTCTTTGGGATTACATGATCATTTCACAAAGACTGACCAATAAACTAAACATTTCCAGTTGAATTAACATTCggtatttctgtatttgtagGGGGAGGGAACGGGGGaaaagagacagacatacatacaaacatatgtTTTAAAGGGAATTCATGGTGGACAGTATGGAGAAAACACATAGAAGTCAAGTTACGACACAGCGCTCTTCATTCCAATGGATGCACCTGATGAGAGGAACATGTCTGCACTGGGAAAACCCTCTACCAGTGGAACCACAGTGCTGTAAACTTTTCCCAGAAGGACCATTAAGCTGAAAGGTTAGGACCATTTAGAGAGGGAGTGTCAGAGTCAGAGCATTACAGAGATTAGCATTCTACTTCATTTAACACATGTGATTCAAGTCACCAGCTATTTATCACAGCCTCAAATGGCGTACTAGGCACTATTTTCTAACattatacactaatacactTGCACAATATATGTACTAGAGTATACAGCCCCCGGGAGTTAagcatttttaacattaacattaaaaaaaagaaaaaaaaagaaaagaaaaaacctacAACCACCCAATATTTATCTAGGGCGTAGAACTGTTCTCACCTGCTGCACTGGCTATTTAGCAGCATTTATTAACCGGTGGCGATCTGATGGCTCCAGCCCTTTTTAAACATAATGCAGTCCACAATGACTTCATATAgttcaaaaagttttcattgtTCCATGCTTCATTTTTAGGCTTTATAAGTACACCATCAGGGTATTAATAGTACATTACAGCTTGCTGCGTTTCCTGGTGTGAAGACACTACACACAAAAAGTAAGTGAAGTATACCATTTGAGACATAGCTATAAATCTCTGCAGGGCTCTCTGAGTCAGACACTCCTGATTTTAAAACCTCTAGAGTGAGTTAAATGAGCTTAAATTGGGAAAGCCCAATTTAGTGTTTTCATGCTCCTGATTCAGCTCAGTATAAAGCTGAATCTGAAATATGTCAAGCACAGCCCTAATGCAGAAAGTGGTTTACCTCAGCATGGACATTTTGGCGAAAGCCTCCTCATGCATTTTCTACGACCCTGAGGTCATACAAGTGTCTTGCAAGAATTTGGCACACTTCCGTTTGAAGATCAGGAGTCCAGCTGACACAGGATTTCCTCATATTGTGGTACACACAGTGTAAAATGATACATTTCACATATCATCTTCATTTCAACATTGATAGGAATGCTAGTTCAAAAGTCCTacaaaatcaaattgaattaatgaaataaattacatatttacacTGACTAGATTTGTGCAATTAAATGATGAAACACTCTTGACAGctttagtattaaaaaaaaaaaaaaaaaaaaatacaaagtccCCAAAAATTCTTTGTGAATCTGACAACTACAGTCAGACATGATTATTCAGTCAGAAACAGGAACGCAGCGCTCTAAATTACTCCATTTCACTACAATAGATCATGCTGCTTCTAGTGTTGGTGagacaataataatgaagagCACATatacaacagaaacaaaaattAACAGAATACTCAGCATGATCTAATTAAGGCCAGCGAAAACATAACGTTTCAGCACTAATCCCTTATCAC encodes:
- the pdzk1ip1 gene encoding PDZK1-interacting protein 1 — translated: MGKAVQVLYCLLLMLGIVTAQAGGVERALPNWLTGIIAVAVFLFLVFIAFLVNKAWCEDSSQAENVSVTANEYAMTNGSNTNLDSVRSDEHYDAYENVIFHKSEENVTAM